In Primulina eburnea isolate SZY01 chromosome 3, ASM2296580v1, whole genome shotgun sequence, one DNA window encodes the following:
- the LOC140826521 gene encoding alpha-mannosidase 2-like: MPFSSRRSGGGWAQSLLPISITGKPAVKQPRSGLKPRKRTAVTTSRDFILSNLFTIGLFFTFIFFIFILLRYGVPKPLHFRASKSRVSRPRKPVNHKSQNDTVLDAAVDITTKGLYDKIQFLDQDGGEWKQGWRVTYKGTEWNDEKLKVFVVPHSHNDPGWKLTVEEYYDRQSRHILDTIVETLSKDNRRKFIWEEMSYLERWWRDASDIKRESFINLVRNGQLEIVGGGWVMNDEANSHYFAIIEQITEGNMWLNETVGVIPKNSWSIDPFGYSSTMAYLLRRMGFENMLIQRTHYELKKELAWHKNLEFVWRQSWDAEETTDIFVHMMPFYSYDIPHTCGPEPAVCCQFDFARMRGFVYERCPWGKHPVETDQENVKGMALKLLDQYRKKSTLYRTNTLLVPLGDDFRYISIDEAEAQFRNYQMLFDYINSDPSSNAEAKFGTLDDYFSTLRNEADRINYSHTDEIGSGEIGGFPSLSGDFFTYADRKNDYWSGYYVSRPFFKAVDRVLEQTLRSAEMMMAFLLGYCQRVQCEKLPTGFSYKLTAARRNLALFQHHDGVTGTAKDHVVEDYGTRMHLALQDLQIFMSKAIEVLFGIRHEKNDQNPAHFEPAQTRSKYDAQPVHRAIGAHEGTLQTVVIFNPLEQITNEVVMVVVERPDATVLDSNWTCVKSQISPELRHDTDRIFTGRHRLYWKASVPAMGLQTYYIANGFVGCEKAKPASVRIFTSSKQLSCPSPYACSDLESDTVEISNQHQTLIFNVSYGQLQKISREDGHITAIEEELGMYSSTGSGAYLFKPNGNAEAISLAGGQMVVAEGHLVREVFSNPKTSWEKTPVSHSTRVYNCENSIQEFVVEKEYQVELIGHEFDDKELIARYKTNVDNNRIFYSDLNGFQMSRRETYDKIPLQGNYYPMPSLAFMVGSNGERFSVHTRQSLGVASLENGWLEIMLDRRLVRDDDRGLGQGVMDNRPMNVLLHILLESNVSASANPTLNPRPLSPSLLSHLVGAHLNYPLQIFIAKKAEAISVQPPPRSFSPLVASLPCDLHIVNFKVPRPSKYSQQPLEDPKFVLVLQRRHWDSSYCRKGRSQCSSIADEPINLFDMFSGLTVSNAKATSLNLLHDDTDILGYSEQFGSGAQEGHVIISPMEVQAYKLHLRPQQ, translated from the exons ATGCCTTTCTCCTCCCGCCGCAGCGGCGGGGGATGGGCGCAATCCCTTCTCCCAATCTCCATCACCGGGAAGCCCGCCGTCAAACAGCCCCGCTCCGGTCTTAAGCCCAGAAAGCGCACCGCCGTCACAACCTCCCGCGACTTCATTCTCTCTAATTTATTCACAATCGgcctctttttcacattcatctTCTTCATATTCATTCTCCTTCGCTACGGCGTTCCGAAACCCCTCCACTTCCGAGCTTCAAAGTCCCGCGTCTCACGCCCACGAAAACCTGTTAACCACAAGTCCCAGAACGACACTGTTTTGGATGCCGCTGTTGATATCACCACCAAAGGGCTCtacgataaaattcagttcttgGATCAGGACGGCGGGGAGTGGAAGCAAGGGTGGCGCGTGACTTACAAAGGAACTGAGTGGAATGATGAGAAATTGAAGGTTTTTGTGGTACCGCATTCACATAATGATCCTGGATGGAAGCTCACTGTTGAGGAGTATTATGATCGGCAGTCGAGGCACATTCTCGACACTATAGTTGAAACGCTTTCTAAG GATAATCGTAGGAAGTTTATATGGGAAGAGATGTCGTACTTAGAAAGATGGTGGAGAGATGCTTCAGATATTAAAAGAGAATCGTTCATCAATTTAGTGAGGAATGGACAGCTAGAAATTGTCGGAGGTGGATGGGTGATGAATGATGAG GCTAATTCACATTACTTTGCTATCATCGAACAG ATAACAGAGGGTAATATGTGGTTAAATGAAACCGTTGGAGTTATTCCCAAAAATTCGTGGTCTATTGATCCATTTGGATATTCATCCACCATGGCATATCTTCTCCGGCGCATGGGCTTCGAGAACATGCTTATACAGAGAACACATTACGAGTTGAAAAAGGAACTGGCATGGCACAAGAATTTAGAGTTTGTATGGCGGCAGAGCTGGGATGCCGAAGAAACAACTGATATTTTTGTTCACATGATGCCCTTCTATTCTTATGATATTCCACATACCTGTGGGCCGGAACCTGCTGTTTGTTGTCAATTTGACTTTGCTCGAATGCGGGGTTTTGTCTATGAGCGTTGCCCCTGGGGAAAACATCCTGTGGAGACCGACCAGGAAAATGTCAAGGGGATGGCACTTAAATTATTGGATCAGTATAGGAAGAAATCAACTCTGTACCGTACAAACACACTCCTTGTTCCCCTTGGTGATGATTTCCGCTACATCAGTATTGATGAGGCTGAAGCTCAATTCAGGAATTATCAAATGTTATTCGATTATATTAATTCTGATCCTAGCTCGAATGCAGAGGCCAAATTTGGTACTTTGGATGACTATTTCAGCACCCTGCGAAATGAGGCTGACCGAATAAATTATTCACATACTGATGAAATTGGTTCTGGTGAGATCGGAGGCTTTCCTTCTCTATCAGGAGATTTCTTCACCTATGCAGATAGGAAAAATGATTATTGGAGTGGCTACTATGTCTCCAGGCCTTTCTTCAAGGCTGTTGACCGGGTACTGGAGCAAACACTTCGCAGTGCAGAAATGATGATGGCTTTTTTATTGGGATACTGCCAGCGAGTACAATGTGAAAAATTGCCTACTGGGTTTTCGTATAAGCTAACAGCTGCCAGACGGAACTTAGCTCTGTTTCAGCATCATGATGGAGTGACTGGTACGGCTAAGGACCATGTGGTTGAAGACTATGGGACACGGATGCATCTGGCTTTACAAGACCTACAAATTTTCATGTCCAAGGCTATTGAAGTTCTGTTCGGAATCCGTCATGAAAAGAATGATCAAAATCCAGCTCACTTTGAACCTGCACAAACAAGATCTAAATATGATGCACAACCTGTGCATCGAGCCATTGGTGCTCATGAAGGAACTCTGCAGACTGTAGTCATTTTTAACCCACTGGAGCAAATAACAAATGAGGTTGTGATGGTGGTTGTGGAAAGACCGGATGCTACAGTGTTGGACTCAAACTGGACTTGTGTGAAGAGTCAAATATCTCCTGAACTGCGTCATGATACTGACAGGATATTTACGGGAAGGCATCGGCTTTACTGGAAAGCTTCTGTCCCTGCCATGGGGTTACAGACATATTATATTGCCAATGGATTTGTGGGATGTGAGAAGGCCAAACCAGCAAGCGTTAGAATTTTCACTTCATCCAAGCAGCTATCTTGCCCCTCTCCATATGCTTGTAGTGATTTAGAAAGTGACACAGTTGAAATCAGCAATCAACATCAGACACTCATCTTTAATGTAAGCTATGGTCAGCTGCAGAAAATAAGTCGCGAGGATGGTCACATAACTGCTATTGAAGAAGAACTAGGTATGTACTCTAGTACCGGGAGTGGAGCCTACCTCTTTAAACCAAATGGTAATGCTGAGGCTATCAGCCTTGCTGGTGGACAAATGGTGGTTGCAGAAGGGCATTTGGTGCGGGAAGTTTTTTCTAATCCAAAGACATCGTGGGAAAAAACTCCAGTATCCCATAGTACCCGTGTATATAATTGCGAAAATTCCATACAGGAATTTGTTGTTGAGAAAGAGTATCAAGTTGAGCTTATTGGGCACGAGTTTGATGATAAGGAACTCATAGCTAGATATAAGACAAATGTTGATAACAATAGAATCTTTTACTCTGATCTCAACGGATTTCAAATGAGTCGTAGGGAGACTTATGACAAGATACCTTTGCAAGGAAATTACTATCCAATGCCCTCTCTTGCATTCATGGTAGGTTCAAATGGAGAACGCTTCTCTGTTCATACTAGGCAATCTTTGGGTGTGGCAAGCTTAGAAAATGGGTGGTTGGAGATCATGCTTGATCGTCGTCTGGTTAGAGATGATGACCGTGGTCTGGGCCAAGGGGTGATGGATAATCGTCCCATGAATGTTCTTTTACACATCCTCCTGGAGTCTAACGTATCTGCATCCGCAAATCCCACCTTGAATCCTCGTCCCTTGAGTCCCTCTCTTCTATCTCATCTGGTTGGTGCACACTTGAACTACCCATTACAAATATTCATTGCGAAAAAAGCTGAAGCTATATCTGTGCAGCCACCCCCGAGATCCTTTTCTCCCTTGGTGGCTTCCTTGCCATGTGATTTGCATATTGTGAATTTTAAGGTTCCCCGGCCTTCAAAATACTCTCAGCAGCCCCTTGAAGATCCCAAATTTGTGCTTGTTTTGCAGAGGCGACACTGGGATTCTTCATATTGCCGAAAAGGGAGGTCACAGTGTTCATCTATAGCCGATGAGCCAATCAATCTGTTTGACATGTTCAGTGGTCTTACAGTTTCAAATGCAAAAGCCACTTCTCTGAATCTTTTACATGACGACACTGATATACTTGGCTACAGCGAGCAGTTTGGAAGTGGTGCACAGGAAGGACACGTCATTATCTCTCCCATGGAAGTACAGGCTTATAAGTTGCACTTGAGGCCTCAACAATAA